A DNA window from Piliocolobus tephrosceles isolate RC106 chromosome 9, ASM277652v3, whole genome shotgun sequence contains the following coding sequences:
- the LOC111537937 gene encoding heterogeneous nuclear ribonucleoprotein A1-like, which yields MSKSESPKEPEQLRKLFIGGLSFETTDESLRSHFEQWGTLTDCVVMRDPNTKRSRGFGFVTYATVEEVDAAMNARPHKVDGRVVEPKRAVSREDSQRPGAHLTVKKIFVGGIKEDTEEHHLRDYFEQYGKIEVIEIMTDRGSGKKRGFAFVTFDDHDSVDKIVIQKYHTVNGHNCEVRKALSKQEMASASSSQRGRSGSGKFGGGRGGGFGGNDNFGHGGNFSGRGGFGGSHGGGGYGGSGDGYNGFGNDGSNFGGGGSYNDFGNYNNQSSNFGPMKGGNFGRRSSGPYGGGGQYFAKPRNQGGYGGSSSSSSYGSGRRF from the coding sequence ATGTCTAAGTCAGAGTCTCCTAAAGAGCCCGAACAGCTGAGGAAGCTCTTCATTGGAGGGTTGAGCTTTGAAACAACCGATGAGAGCCTGAGGAGCCATTTTGAGCAATGGGGAACGCTCACGGACTGTGTGGTAATGAGAGATCCAAACACCAAGCGTTCCaggggctttgggtttgtcacatatgccaCTGTGGAGGAGGTGGATGCAGCTATGAATGCAAGGCCACACAAAGTGGACGGAAGAGTTGTGGAACCAAAGAGAGCTGTCTCAAGAGAAGATTCTCAAAGACCAGGTGCCCACTTAactgtgaaaaagatatttgttggtggcattaaagaagacactgaagaacatcacctaagagattattttgaacagtATGGGAAAATTGAAGTGATTGAAATCATGACCGACCGaggcagtggcaagaaaagggGCTTTGCCTTTGTAACCTTTGATGACCATGACTCCGTGGATAAGATTGTCATTCAGAAATACCATACTGTGAATGGCCACAACTGTGAAGTTAGGAAAGCCCTGTCAAAGCAAGAGATGGCTAGTGCTTCATCCAGCCAAAGAGGTCGAAGTGGTTCTGGAAAGTTTGGTGGTGGTCGTGGAGGTGGTTTCGGTGGGAATGACAACTTCGGTCATGGAGGAAACTTCAGTGGTCGTGGTGGCTTTGGTGGCAGCCATGGTGGTGGTGgatatggtggcagtggggatggctataatggatttggtaatgatggaagcaattttggaggtggtggaagctacaatgattttggcaattacaacaatcagtcttcaaattttggaccCATGAAGGGAGGAAATTTTGGACGCAGAAGCTCTGGCCCCTATGGCGGTGGAGGCCAATACTTTGCAAAACCACGAAACCAAGGTGGCTATGGCggttccagcagcagcagtagctatggcagtggcagaagattttaa